One segment of Paraburkholderia caribensis DNA contains the following:
- a CDS encoding class I SAM-dependent methyltransferase: protein MVSVTGAVSARISRFQATLQRKSFAHYRESLAEDLSFEQAVNKYPDRNALYAYMHHYLWNIAPAEIRHHRSYFSQRRRGFGEDAFHAMWWLLLRDYQPQRALEIGVYRGQITSLMGLIAKLCAFPCEVHGISPFSSAADTVSKYRKNIDYLDDAIASNRSFGLPDPNFIKALSTDTIATEHIRSRAWNVIYVDGNHDYEVALADYKVCRDALAHNGLLVMDDSSLYTDYRPAKFSFAGHPGPSRVVHELACSELRFLGGVGHNNVFTIC from the coding sequence ATGGTTTCTGTAACTGGTGCGGTCTCTGCTCGAATTTCCCGCTTTCAGGCAACTTTGCAGCGCAAGTCATTTGCGCATTACCGCGAGTCACTTGCAGAAGATTTATCCTTCGAGCAGGCGGTCAATAAGTACCCGGATCGGAATGCCCTTTATGCATATATGCATCATTATCTGTGGAATATCGCGCCTGCAGAGATTCGTCACCACCGGTCCTATTTCAGCCAGCGACGGCGCGGATTTGGAGAGGATGCCTTCCATGCAATGTGGTGGCTTCTCTTGCGCGATTATCAGCCACAGCGTGCTCTTGAGATCGGCGTATATCGCGGACAGATCACCTCCCTCATGGGCCTGATCGCGAAGTTGTGCGCATTCCCATGCGAGGTCCATGGTATCTCACCGTTCTCTTCAGCCGCGGATACCGTGAGTAAGTATCGTAAGAACATTGATTATCTCGACGACGCGATTGCCTCTAATCGGTCTTTCGGATTACCTGATCCGAATTTTATTAAGGCTTTGTCAACGGACACGATTGCGACCGAGCACATCCGTTCCAGAGCGTGGAATGTGATCTATGTGGATGGCAACCACGATTATGAAGTTGCATTGGCTGACTATAAGGTCTGCCGGGATGCGCTCGCTCACAACGGTCTGCTGGTAATGGACGACTCAAGCTTGTATACCGACTACCGTCCAGCGAAATTCTCATTTGCCGGGCATCCCGGACCGTCACGCGTTGTTCATGAATTAGCTTGTTCCGAGCTGCGCTTTTTGGGAGGAGTTGGTCATAACAACGTGTTCACAATTTGTTGA
- a CDS encoding DUF2252 domain-containing protein yields the protein MEQILLSEFKDGTATHSPSRAERRALGKSLRGKCPRGLHGAWKRTVDRPDPVCLVQQANEGRLPELVPLRHGRMLQSPFTFYRGAALNMAHDVASLPTPGIHVQCCGDAHLMNFGGFATAERNIIFAINDLDETLPAPWDWDLKRLAVSFAIACRDNGLSDSTAKDAVLACVRSYRESMATFSEMKSLDLWYHAIEAEALIASIDDPALRRRVIRRVEKERASSMAEVLFPKLASGKGGTALIRDERPSIFHPQGQKPGTLEVAIRKGFSGYRESLTPAQRVLVDRFKIVDAAIKVVGVGSVGTRCWVVLLMDGAGDPLFLQVKEARASVLEAYAGKSVYENHGQRVVNGHRLVQPASDMFLGWTKGEQGWDYYVRQLRDVKIKPAVETFGKVEMIGFADWCGQSLALSHARSGDPSIISGYLGKSDEFDKAIAAFSILYADQNEADYARFKQAIDEGTLKAEFDPPE from the coding sequence ATGGAACAGATCCTGTTAAGCGAGTTTAAGGATGGCACCGCGACGCATTCTCCCTCGCGGGCGGAGCGGCGCGCGCTCGGGAAAAGCCTCCGTGGAAAATGCCCGCGCGGTTTGCACGGCGCATGGAAGCGCACTGTCGATCGTCCTGACCCCGTTTGTCTGGTCCAGCAAGCCAATGAGGGCCGTCTGCCCGAACTCGTTCCGCTTCGACACGGCCGCATGCTTCAGTCGCCATTCACGTTCTATCGAGGTGCCGCGCTCAACATGGCGCATGACGTCGCGTCGCTGCCGACTCCCGGCATACATGTGCAGTGTTGCGGTGACGCTCACCTTATGAATTTTGGCGGCTTCGCGACCGCGGAGCGCAACATCATTTTTGCGATCAACGATCTTGACGAAACCCTTCCTGCGCCGTGGGACTGGGACCTGAAGCGTCTTGCGGTCAGTTTCGCGATTGCCTGCCGTGACAACGGGCTAAGCGACTCCACCGCGAAGGATGCGGTTCTCGCCTGTGTGCGCTCGTACCGCGAGAGCATGGCAACATTCAGCGAAATGAAATCACTGGATCTCTGGTACCACGCGATTGAGGCGGAGGCCTTGATCGCCTCCATCGACGACCCGGCTCTGCGCCGCCGCGTGATCAGGAGGGTGGAGAAAGAGCGTGCAAGCAGCATGGCCGAAGTTCTGTTCCCGAAGCTCGCTTCCGGCAAGGGGGGGACAGCGCTCATCAGGGACGAACGTCCGTCGATCTTCCATCCACAGGGCCAGAAACCCGGAACCCTTGAGGTTGCGATCAGGAAGGGCTTCAGCGGCTATCGTGAAAGCCTGACCCCAGCCCAGCGGGTCCTCGTCGACCGTTTCAAGATCGTGGATGCTGCGATTAAGGTGGTGGGAGTAGGAAGCGTCGGGACCCGCTGCTGGGTCGTCCTGCTAATGGACGGTGCGGGCGATCCGCTCTTCCTCCAGGTCAAGGAAGCGCGCGCCTCGGTGCTGGAAGCCTACGCGGGAAAGAGCGTCTATGAGAATCACGGGCAACGTGTCGTCAACGGCCATCGGCTGGTTCAACCCGCAAGCGACATGTTTCTCGGTTGGACAAAGGGGGAGCAAGGGTGGGACTATTACGTGCGCCAGTTGCGGGACGTCAAAATCAAGCCTGCCGTCGAGACCTTCGGCAAGGTCGAAATGATCGGCTTTGCCGACTGGTGCGGACAATCGCTCGCGCTGTCCCATGCACGCTCTGGCGATCCGTCCATCATCAGCGGATATCTGGGAAAGAGCGATGAGTTCGACAAGGCCATCGCCGCGTTCTCGATCCTGTACGCCGACCAGAACGAGGCGGACTATGCCAGGTTCAAGCAGGCGATCGATGAGGGTACGCTTAAGGCCGAATTCGACCCGCCTGAATGA
- a CDS encoding flavodoxin family protein, translating into MQPELYSSLKRFWRHSCRRRSNVRGLEMERKRILVVYYSRSGVTRAIASELGQMLDPDVEEILDRRGRAGPFGYQRSLVEAIRQRPAGIMPTTKDPLSYELVIVGTPIWAGSVASPVRAYLIANKSGFRHVAFSCSLGGRGSETAFAQMRALVGSGPVAQCQITAREAKRAHAS; encoded by the coding sequence ATGCAACCCGAGCTCTATTCTTCGCTTAAGCGTTTCTGGCGCCATTCGTGCAGGCGTCGTTCAAATGTGCGGGGGCTCGAAATGGAAAGGAAGAGGATATTGGTCGTCTACTATTCGCGGTCGGGCGTGACGCGTGCGATCGCATCGGAGCTCGGCCAGATGCTGGACCCGGACGTCGAAGAGATTCTCGATCGGCGTGGCCGCGCCGGTCCGTTCGGGTATCAGCGTTCGTTGGTCGAGGCAATTCGTCAGCGTCCAGCCGGTATTATGCCGACCACGAAAGATCCTCTGTCGTACGAGTTAGTGATAGTCGGGACCCCAATATGGGCCGGGTCGGTGGCATCGCCGGTTCGCGCCTATCTTATTGCGAATAAATCAGGATTTCGCCACGTCGCGTTCTCTTGCAGCCTGGGAGGGCGTGGAAGTGAAACGGCGTTTGCCCAGATGCGTGCACTCGTTGGTAGTGGTCCTGTTGCTCAATGCCAGATAACAGCACGCGAAGCGAAACGTGCCCACGCCAGCTGA
- the acsA gene encoding acetate--CoA ligase — MNASSTIRKTASDLRVTPNFSDYEGERHRFSWAAAAAELTAGKRDINIGWQAVDRHRAEGLADKPALRFLARDASPRTFTYDQLAAQTNRFCNVLHSLGIAKGDRVFILAGRIPELYIALVGGLKFGAVISPLFSAFGPEPIITRVNLGGATVLLTTDALFERKIGPWRARMPTLKHVLLVGEEGAPVASPGTLDLSQLMSGASDSFDHAATGPEDPALLHFTSGTTGTPKGAVHVHSAAITHWVTGRYALDLHPEDIYWCTADPGWVTGTSYGIIAPLLHGVTSIVDREEFDAERWYGILHDEAVSVWYTAPTAIRMLMRAGADAAAKYAFPQLRFVASVGEPLNPEAVRWGKDVLGLPIHDNWWQTETGGIMIANTPAFDIKPGSMGRPLPGVDAAIIQRSGDGGVRIVDEPGAQGELALRRGWPSMFRGYLNEDARYRKCFNGDWYLTGDLAQRDADGYYWFVGRADDVIKSAGHLIGPFEVESALMEHPAVAEAGVIGKPDPVLGESVKAFISLNKGFEPDEALRMALLGHARKRLGAAVAPKEIAFVAQLPHTRSGKIMRRLLKARDLGLAEGDTSTLESAA; from the coding sequence ATGAACGCATCGTCGACCATCCGCAAGACGGCTTCAGATTTGCGGGTGACGCCTAATTTTTCCGATTACGAGGGCGAGCGCCACCGTTTCTCGTGGGCCGCAGCGGCAGCTGAACTGACCGCTGGGAAACGTGACATCAACATCGGATGGCAGGCCGTCGACCGGCATCGCGCCGAAGGCCTCGCAGACAAGCCAGCATTGCGCTTTCTCGCACGAGACGCTTCACCCCGAACATTTACATACGACCAGCTGGCCGCACAGACCAACCGCTTCTGCAACGTGTTGCACAGCCTTGGGATCGCGAAAGGCGATCGTGTCTTTATCCTTGCGGGGCGCATCCCGGAGCTCTACATCGCGCTGGTCGGCGGCCTGAAGTTCGGTGCCGTCATCTCCCCGCTCTTCTCCGCGTTTGGGCCAGAACCCATCATCACGCGCGTCAATCTAGGTGGCGCAACGGTGCTGCTGACCACGGATGCGTTGTTTGAACGGAAAATCGGCCCCTGGCGCGCCCGCATGCCGACCTTGAAACATGTGCTCCTCGTTGGGGAAGAAGGCGCACCGGTTGCCAGCCCCGGCACCCTCGATCTTTCCCAGCTCATGTCAGGCGCGTCAGACTCGTTCGACCACGCGGCAACGGGTCCCGAGGATCCCGCGCTGCTGCACTTCACCAGCGGCACAACAGGCACGCCCAAAGGCGCTGTCCATGTGCACAGTGCTGCCATCACGCATTGGGTGACGGGACGTTATGCACTCGATCTGCATCCCGAGGATATCTACTGGTGCACCGCTGATCCCGGCTGGGTGACGGGTACGTCATACGGGATCATTGCGCCTCTGCTGCACGGCGTGACATCCATCGTCGATCGGGAAGAGTTCGACGCGGAACGCTGGTATGGCATCTTGCACGACGAAGCTGTTTCGGTGTGGTACACGGCGCCGACTGCGATCCGGATGCTGATGCGCGCTGGCGCCGACGCGGCCGCAAAATATGCGTTCCCGCAATTGCGCTTCGTTGCCAGCGTCGGGGAACCGTTGAATCCTGAAGCAGTTCGCTGGGGAAAAGACGTGCTGGGTTTGCCGATTCACGATAATTGGTGGCAAACGGAAACGGGCGGGATCATGATCGCCAACACGCCAGCATTCGATATCAAGCCTGGTTCGATGGGCAGACCACTACCGGGCGTGGATGCCGCCATCATTCAACGCAGTGGCGACGGCGGTGTCCGTATCGTCGACGAACCTGGCGCGCAAGGTGAATTGGCACTCAGGCGCGGGTGGCCCTCCATGTTTCGCGGTTACCTCAACGAGGACGCGCGCTATCGCAAGTGCTTCAACGGAGACTGGTATCTGACGGGCGATCTGGCACAGCGGGATGCAGACGGCTATTACTGGTTCGTCGGCCGGGCTGACGATGTCATCAAGTCCGCCGGCCATCTGATCGGGCCTTTCGAGGTGGAAAGTGCACTCATGGAGCATCCCGCCGTAGCGGAGGCTGGCGTTATCGGCAAGCCCGACCCGGTGCTGGGCGAATCGGTCAAGGCCTTTATCTCACTCAACAAAGGTTTCGAACCGGACGAGGCGTTGCGCATGGCATTGCTCGGACATGCGAGGAAGCGGCTTGGCGCGGCTGTCGCGCCGAAGGAGATTGCCTTCGTCGCACAACTGCCGCACACGCGTAGCGGCAAGATCATGCGACGACTTCTGAAAGCGCGTGACTTAGGTCTGGCGGAAGGCGACACGTCGACACTGGAGAGCGCAGCATGA
- the pdhA gene encoding pyruvate dehydrogenase (acetyl-transferring) E1 component subunit alpha yields MTVDHPAPLPPSGPVPYEKTFALGLLRDMLRVRRLEEKCAELYGAGKIRGFLHLYIGEEATAVGALHALTSEDNIVATYREHAHALVRGMDMGVLMAEMYGKYEGCAHGRGGSMHLFDRTKRLFGGNAIVGGSLPLAVGLALAQKMQGSHGITACFFGDGAVAEGAFHESMNLAALWRLPVLFCCENNLYAMGTAIERSQSQTDLCAKAAAYNVATRSADGMDVVSVHEATREAVAYVRAAQNPLFLEFKTYRFRAHSMYDAELYREKAEVELWKTRGPIHTFTARLKDECKLSEDEFLVLDSAALAEVEGAVAFAEAGTWERVEDLLTDLYTATGQTP; encoded by the coding sequence ATGACAGTCGACCATCCCGCTCCCCTGCCACCGTCGGGCCCCGTTCCCTATGAGAAGACCTTCGCGCTCGGGTTGTTGCGTGACATGCTGCGCGTGCGGCGGCTAGAGGAAAAATGCGCGGAGCTTTACGGCGCCGGCAAGATTCGCGGCTTTCTGCATCTGTATATCGGTGAAGAGGCAACCGCAGTGGGCGCGCTTCATGCGCTCACGTCCGAAGACAACATCGTCGCGACGTATCGTGAACATGCCCATGCATTGGTACGCGGCATGGACATGGGCGTGCTCATGGCTGAAATGTATGGCAAGTATGAAGGCTGCGCGCACGGACGAGGTGGCTCGATGCATCTGTTCGATCGAACGAAGCGGCTGTTCGGCGGGAATGCAATCGTCGGCGGCAGTCTCCCCCTCGCCGTCGGGCTGGCCCTCGCGCAAAAAATGCAAGGCAGCCACGGCATCACCGCATGCTTTTTTGGCGACGGCGCGGTAGCCGAAGGGGCCTTTCACGAATCGATGAATCTCGCTGCACTGTGGCGATTGCCCGTTCTGTTTTGCTGCGAAAACAATCTGTACGCAATGGGGACGGCAATCGAGCGAAGCCAGTCACAGACGGATCTGTGCGCCAAGGCCGCTGCCTATAACGTCGCCACACGCAGCGCGGATGGAATGGATGTCGTGTCTGTACACGAAGCCACGAGAGAGGCTGTCGCGTACGTACGAGCCGCACAGAATCCACTCTTTCTCGAGTTCAAGACATACCGCTTCCGCGCCCATTCGATGTACGACGCCGAACTGTACCGCGAGAAGGCTGAAGTTGAGCTATGGAAGACGCGCGGTCCGATCCACACTTTTACCGCCCGTCTGAAGGACGAGTGCAAATTGTCTGAGGACGAGTTCCTCGTACTCGATTCGGCGGCTCTGGCGGAAGTTGAGGGTGCCGTAGCGTTTGCGGAGGCCGGCACATGGGAGCGTGTCGAAGATCTCCTGACTGACCTCTACACCGCAACGGGGCAAACGCCATGA
- a CDS encoding alpha-ketoacid dehydrogenase subunit beta, translating into MTRHLTFREALRESLREALANDRRVFLMGEDVGKYGGTYAVSAGLLDEFGPERIRDTPLSELGFTGAGIGAALGGMRPIVEVMTVNFSLLALDQIVNTAALYHHMSGGKFSVPLVVRMATGAGRQVAAQHSHSFEGWYAGIPGIKVIAPATIEDARHMLQAALADPDPVLIFEHAGLYNLEGDMPDVERVDIVSAKVRREGKDVAILAYGGSMRKALDAAQTLAKDGIDAEVVDLRVLRPLDDATIMQSVSKCRRVVIVDECWRSASIAGEIMARLVEQVFYELDAPACRVCSEDVPIPYSRHMEQAALPQVDRIVSAVKQLFA; encoded by the coding sequence ATGACCCGCCATCTCACGTTCCGGGAGGCCTTGCGCGAGTCGCTGCGCGAGGCGCTCGCGAACGACCGTCGCGTGTTCCTGATGGGTGAAGACGTGGGTAAGTACGGAGGAACCTACGCGGTGTCGGCCGGACTTCTCGATGAGTTCGGGCCCGAGCGTATCCGGGACACACCGCTGTCGGAACTTGGCTTCACGGGAGCAGGCATCGGGGCCGCATTGGGCGGCATGCGCCCCATCGTCGAGGTTATGACCGTGAATTTCAGCCTGCTGGCGCTAGACCAGATCGTCAATACGGCGGCCCTCTATCACCATATGTCGGGTGGAAAATTCTCGGTGCCACTCGTGGTGCGTATGGCGACAGGCGCGGGTCGTCAGGTGGCGGCGCAGCATTCACACAGCTTCGAAGGCTGGTACGCGGGCATTCCCGGAATCAAGGTGATCGCTCCCGCGACCATCGAGGACGCCCGTCATATGTTGCAAGCGGCGCTCGCCGATCCGGACCCGGTGCTGATTTTCGAACATGCGGGGCTGTACAACCTCGAAGGGGACATGCCCGACGTCGAGCGCGTCGACATCGTCAGCGCAAAGGTCCGGCGCGAGGGGAAGGATGTGGCGATCCTTGCCTATGGCGGTTCAATGCGCAAGGCACTGGATGCTGCGCAGACGTTGGCGAAGGACGGCATCGATGCTGAAGTGGTGGACCTGCGCGTGTTGAGGCCCCTCGACGATGCAACGATTATGCAGTCAGTGTCGAAGTGCAGACGGGTCGTCATTGTCGATGAATGCTGGCGAAGCGCAAGCATCGCAGGCGAGATCATGGCGCGGCTGGTCGAACAGGTCTTTTACGAGTTGGATGCGCCAGCGTGCCGTGTGTGCTCCGAAGATGTGCCTATCCCCTATTCCCGCCATATGGAACAAGCGGCATTACCCCAGGTCGACAGGATCGTCTCCGCGGTGAAACAATTGTTTGCGTGA
- a CDS encoding dihydrolipoamide acetyltransferase family protein, translating to MIEFTLPSMGADMDEGTLLEWKIKPGDVVTKGQIVAIVDTSKAAVDVENWYEGTVYELITKPGEKIPVGTPMAIFLERGESASEVRKRPRAIPPTPAPLPVDAAPQRHKVSPAARKHAQEHHVNLDKIVGSGPGGSVTYDDVEQAIRSAACITPAPAGDRLAAIRTVIAGAMERSKREIPHYYVSEMIPIEKALEWLHTENAKRSINDRMLLAVLLLKAVTVTLRRFPELNGFYRAGSFVAAGKTHVGVAISLRHGGLVAPALLDTQNKTLLQLMRELTDLTKRCRAGSLRSSELSEATITVTNLGDQGAAEVFGVIYPPQVALVGFGRVIERPWAYNGEVKIVRTLTATLSADHRVSDGHRGALFLLELSDALQHPEELDQ from the coding sequence ATGATCGAGTTCACGTTGCCTTCGATGGGGGCCGACATGGACGAGGGTACGCTCCTCGAATGGAAAATAAAGCCAGGTGACGTGGTCACAAAAGGTCAGATAGTGGCCATTGTCGACACGAGCAAAGCGGCCGTCGACGTCGAAAACTGGTATGAGGGAACGGTATACGAACTGATCACGAAGCCCGGCGAGAAAATACCCGTGGGTACGCCGATGGCAATTTTTCTCGAGCGAGGTGAATCCGCGTCAGAGGTCAGGAAGCGTCCGCGCGCGATACCGCCGACACCCGCCCCACTGCCTGTCGATGCAGCTCCGCAGCGCCACAAGGTCTCGCCTGCGGCGCGAAAGCATGCTCAGGAACATCATGTCAATCTCGACAAGATCGTAGGTAGCGGCCCGGGCGGTTCGGTGACATATGACGACGTCGAACAGGCCATTCGCAGCGCCGCCTGCATCACACCTGCGCCAGCCGGCGACAGGCTCGCAGCGATCAGAACGGTGATCGCGGGTGCTATGGAGCGCTCGAAACGGGAAATACCTCATTACTACGTCAGCGAGATGATCCCAATCGAAAAAGCGCTCGAATGGCTTCACACCGAAAACGCCAAACGCTCGATCAATGATCGGATGTTGCTTGCAGTCCTGTTGCTGAAAGCGGTGACTGTGACACTGCGACGCTTTCCCGAGCTAAACGGCTTCTACCGCGCAGGCTCATTCGTTGCGGCCGGGAAGACTCACGTCGGGGTGGCAATCTCGTTGCGCCACGGCGGTCTCGTCGCACCCGCCCTGCTCGACACCCAGAATAAAACGTTGCTGCAACTCATGCGGGAGCTGACCGATCTCACGAAACGTTGCCGCGCCGGTTCGCTACGCAGTTCCGAATTATCGGAAGCCACCATCACCGTCACGAACCTCGGCGATCAGGGAGCCGCCGAAGTATTCGGCGTCATCTATCCACCGCAGGTTGCGCTGGTCGGATTCGGCCGCGTCATCGAACGTCCGTGGGCGTACAACGGGGAAGTCAAGATAGTACGCACGCTGACCGCCACGCTGTCAGCAGATCATCGCGTGTCTGACGGTCATCGTGGCGCGCTATTTCTTCTTGAACTGAGCGACGCGCTGCAACATCCTGAGGAACTCGATCAATGA
- a CDS encoding acyl carrier protein, with the protein MNHPDIRAIVLSTLQTIAPEVDTTTLRDDRPLRKQVDLDSMDWLNFLTGLHERLRVEIPEADYGRLVTLADVVAYLEVESNDR; encoded by the coding sequence ATGAACCATCCCGACATTCGTGCTATTGTGCTGAGCACACTGCAGACGATCGCGCCCGAGGTCGACACAACAACCTTGCGCGACGATCGCCCGCTACGCAAACAGGTCGATCTTGATTCGATGGATTGGCTCAATTTTCTGACAGGCCTCCACGAGAGGCTTCGTGTGGAAATACCTGAAGCCGATTATGGTCGCCTCGTCACGCTGGCCGACGTCGTTGCGTATCTGGAAGTCGAGAGCAACGACCGGTAG
- a CDS encoding CBS domain-containing protein, producing MKVSEFYSQGVVHIPATCSLQEAAVQMRDQHVGALIVSEGGGSGRILGVLTDRDIVLQSVCTGSSPITVRVGEVMSPQILSIDVNADITEAMQAMASHGVRRLAVVSNGIDIMGILSLDDVITALGREWIMLTSILRNEQNREASGSVLQTSLHA from the coding sequence ATGAAAGTCAGTGAGTTCTACAGCCAGGGTGTGGTCCATATTCCGGCAACCTGCAGTCTGCAGGAAGCGGCAGTGCAAATGCGAGACCAGCATGTCGGCGCACTGATCGTATCGGAGGGCGGTGGCTCAGGCCGCATACTCGGCGTTCTCACCGACCGGGACATCGTATTACAGTCGGTTTGCACCGGGTCGTCGCCGATCACTGTGCGAGTAGGCGAGGTGATGAGCCCGCAAATTCTGTCTATCGATGTGAACGCCGACATCACTGAGGCAATGCAGGCGATGGCAAGCCATGGCGTGCGCCGCCTGGCGGTGGTCAGCAACGGTATCGACATCATGGGGATATTGTCTCTCGACGATGTGATCACAGCACTCGGGCGCGAATGGATCATGCTGACCAGCATCCTTCGCAACGAGCAGAATCGCGAGGCATCTGGGAGCGTGCTGCAGACGTCTTTGCACGCGTGA
- a CDS encoding BCAM0308 family protein produces the protein MTESRNRNVSTMRRDKRFQPHTTDSYRSPAREQGGTGCRECGAVFENGRWMWSVSAEHTSQLVCPACRRILEHAPAGELWLESGEYLRTHHEEVVALFRHASADEEKLHALERLMNIEDQPDGMRVTTTGPHTLRKLAEALVRAHHGHLTIEYRDAEGVLRARWRRD, from the coding sequence ATGACAGAGTCTCGCAACCGGAACGTGTCGACGATGCGCCGAGACAAACGGTTCCAGCCACACACAACCGATAGCTATCGGTCGCCAGCTCGCGAGCAGGGTGGCACCGGCTGCCGAGAATGTGGCGCCGTGTTTGAAAATGGACGCTGGATGTGGAGTGTAAGCGCGGAACATACAAGTCAGCTGGTTTGCCCGGCGTGCCGCCGAATACTTGAACACGCGCCAGCAGGCGAACTATGGCTGGAGTCGGGAGAGTATCTCCGTACGCATCATGAAGAGGTTGTCGCACTCTTCCGTCACGCGTCAGCAGATGAAGAAAAGCTTCATGCGCTCGAGCGATTGATGAACATCGAAGATCAGCCAGACGGAATGCGAGTGACTACCACTGGCCCACACACTCTGCGAAAACTCGCCGAGGCGCTTGTTCGTGCGCATCACGGTCACCTTACGATCGAATATCGCGATGCCGAAGGTGTGCTTCGCGCGAGATGGCGGCGCGACTAA
- a CDS encoding CBS domain-containing protein: MKAADICTREVITCLLGTTVLEACKIMRVHHVGDIVVVEETPDGKLRPKGILTDRDIVLEVLARDVDASRLFVDDVMSSSLVCAYDWEDAWQIAKRMRLHAIRRVPVVDEARELVGVISLDDLLDSACALLSELSLIAGRQPHFELKQRA; the protein is encoded by the coding sequence ATGAAAGCCGCCGATATTTGCACGAGAGAGGTCATTACGTGCCTGCTGGGCACAACTGTTCTGGAAGCATGCAAGATCATGCGCGTTCATCATGTCGGCGATATCGTTGTCGTGGAGGAGACCCCGGACGGCAAACTGCGTCCAAAGGGGATACTGACCGACCGGGACATTGTTCTCGAGGTACTTGCACGAGACGTCGACGCGTCCAGACTGTTTGTCGACGATGTGATGTCCTCGTCGCTTGTCTGCGCCTATGACTGGGAAGACGCGTGGCAAATCGCGAAGCGGATGCGATTGCATGCGATCCGCCGCGTGCCTGTTGTCGACGAAGCCAGAGAACTGGTTGGCGTCATTTCGCTAGATGATCTGCTTGATTCGGCGTGTGCGCTGCTGTCGGAACTGTCGCTCATCGCGGGGCGGCAACCACATTTTGAACTGAAGCAGCGTGCATGA